From one Flavobacterium sp. N502536 genomic stretch:
- the gcvP gene encoding aminomethyl-transferring glycine dehydrogenase: MKTDAFALRHIGPRETDLQHMLQTIGVESIEQLVYETLPDDIRLKAPLNLDPAMTEYEFANHIQQLGKKNKVFKSYIGLGYHPTIVPAPIQRNIFENPGWYTAYTPYQAEIAQGRLEAILNFQTTVIELTGMEIANASLLDEGTAAAEAMALLFDVRTRDQKKNNTNKFFVSEEILPQTLSILQTRSTPIGIELVVGNHETFDFSNEFFGAILQYPGKYGQVNDYSAFVAKAKENEIKVAFAADILSLAALTSPGEMGAAVVVGTSQRFGVPMGYGGPHAAFFATKEEYKRSMPGRIIGVSIDVNGNRALRMALGTREQHIKREKATSNICTAQVLLAVMAGMYAVYHGPKGLQYIANKVHASAVTTAEALNKLGVFQTNTAYFDTISVKADAQKVKAVAEKNEVNFFYVDADTISISLNETTSIADINQIIAIFAEALGKETFTVSELTEASQLPASLERTSPFLTHDVFNNHHSESQLMRYIKKLERKDLSLNHSMISLGSCTMKLNAASEMLPLSMPNWNSIHPFAPVEQAEGYITMLKKLEQQLNVITGFAGTTLQPNSGAQGEYAGLMAIRAYHLSRGDSHRNVCLIPSSAHGTNPASAAMAGMKIIVTKTTPEGNIDVEDLREKAIEHKDDLSCLMVTYPSTHGVFESSIIEITKLIHDNGGLVYMDGANMNAQVGLTNPATIGADVCHLNLHKTFAIPHGGGGPGVGPICVNEKLVPFLPTNPILKVGGEQAITAISSAPYGSALVCLISYGYITMMGAEGLKSATEHAILNANYMKTRFEGHYPILYTGECGRAAHEMILDCRSFKENGIEVGDIAKRLMDYGFHAPTVSFPVAGTLMIEPTESEDLAELDRFCDALISIRKEIEASTAEDKNNVLKNAPHTLAMLTNDAWDFPYSREKAAYPLEYIADNKFWPSVRRVDDAYGDRNLVCSCAPIEAYMEN, translated from the coding sequence ATGAAAACAGATGCTTTTGCTTTAAGACACATTGGTCCAAGAGAAACAGATCTTCAACACATGTTACAGACTATTGGAGTTGAATCGATCGAACAACTTGTTTATGAAACCCTTCCGGATGACATTCGTCTAAAAGCACCCTTAAACTTAGATCCTGCGATGACGGAGTACGAATTCGCAAACCATATTCAGCAATTAGGAAAGAAAAATAAGGTATTCAAATCTTATATCGGTTTGGGTTATCACCCAACTATCGTTCCGGCTCCAATTCAAAGAAATATTTTTGAGAATCCAGGATGGTACACTGCTTATACTCCTTATCAGGCTGAGATTGCTCAGGGCCGTTTAGAAGCCATTTTAAATTTCCAGACTACCGTTATTGAATTGACCGGAATGGAAATCGCAAATGCTTCTTTATTAGACGAAGGAACTGCTGCCGCAGAAGCTATGGCGTTATTATTTGACGTTCGTACACGCGACCAGAAGAAAAACAATACAAACAAATTCTTCGTTTCTGAAGAAATCTTACCACAAACTTTATCTATCCTGCAAACGCGTTCAACTCCTATCGGAATTGAATTAGTAGTTGGAAACCACGAAACATTTGATTTCTCAAATGAATTTTTCGGAGCTATTTTACAATACCCTGGAAAATATGGTCAGGTAAACGACTATAGTGCTTTTGTTGCTAAAGCAAAAGAAAACGAAATCAAAGTGGCCTTTGCTGCCGATATTTTATCATTAGCAGCCCTTACTTCTCCTGGAGAAATGGGTGCAGCTGTAGTAGTTGGAACTTCACAACGTTTTGGTGTACCAATGGGTTATGGTGGTCCTCACGCTGCTTTCTTCGCAACTAAAGAAGAATACAAACGATCTATGCCGGGTCGTATCATCGGAGTATCTATCGATGTAAACGGAAACCGTGCTTTACGTATGGCTTTAGGAACTCGTGAGCAACACATTAAACGTGAAAAAGCGACTTCTAATATTTGTACCGCTCAGGTTTTACTAGCGGTTATGGCCGGAATGTACGCGGTTTACCACGGACCAAAAGGATTACAATACATTGCAAACAAAGTTCACGCATCGGCGGTTACTACTGCTGAAGCTTTAAATAAATTAGGAGTTTTCCAAACCAACACTGCTTACTTTGATACCATTTCGGTAAAAGCCGACGCTCAAAAAGTAAAAGCTGTAGCAGAGAAAAACGAAGTAAACTTCTTCTATGTTGATGCCGACACGATTTCTATTTCGTTAAACGAAACAACTTCAATTGCTGACATCAACCAAATTATTGCCATTTTTGCTGAAGCTTTAGGAAAAGAAACTTTTACTGTTTCTGAATTAACTGAAGCAAGTCAATTACCGGCTTCATTAGAAAGAACATCACCTTTCTTAACGCATGATGTATTCAACAATCATCATTCAGAAAGTCAGTTGATGCGTTACATCAAGAAGTTAGAACGTAAAGATTTATCCTTAAATCATTCTATGATTTCATTAGGTTCTTGTACCATGAAATTAAACGCTGCTTCAGAAATGTTACCGTTGTCAATGCCAAACTGGAACAGCATTCACCCTTTTGCACCAGTAGAACAAGCTGAAGGTTATATCACAATGCTTAAAAAATTAGAGCAGCAATTAAATGTAATTACCGGATTTGCCGGAACAACATTGCAGCCTAATTCAGGAGCTCAGGGAGAATATGCCGGTTTAATGGCTATCCGTGCTTACCATTTATCAAGAGGTGATAGTCACCGTAATGTATGTTTAATTCCTTCATCAGCTCACGGAACCAATCCTGCTTCTGCAGCTATGGCCGGAATGAAAATCATTGTGACTAAAACTACTCCGGAAGGAAACATTGATGTAGAAGATTTAAGAGAAAAAGCGATTGAACACAAAGATGATTTATCTTGTTTAATGGTAACCTATCCTTCTACTCACGGGGTTTTCGAATCTTCAATCATTGAAATTACTAAATTAATCCACGACAATGGCGGATTAGTATATATGGATGGTGCTAATATGAATGCTCAGGTAGGTTTAACCAACCCGGCTACAATTGGTGCTGACGTTTGTCACTTAAACTTACACAAAACATTCGCTATTCCTCACGGTGGTGGTGGACCTGGAGTTGGACCAATCTGTGTGAACGAAAAACTGGTTCCATTTTTACCAACAAACCCAATCCTTAAAGTAGGTGGTGAACAAGCTATTACAGCTATTTCATCTGCACCTTACGGATCAGCTTTAGTATGTTTAATTTCTTACGGTTACATCACTATGATGGGGGCTGAAGGATTAAAAAGCGCAACAGAGCATGCTATTCTGAACGCGAACTACATGAAAACACGTTTCGAAGGACACTATCCAATTCTTTATACAGGAGAATGTGGAAGAGCGGCTCACGAAATGATCTTAGATTGCCGTTCGTTTAAAGAAAACGGAATTGAAGTAGGTGATATCGCGAAGCGTTTAATGGATTATGGTTTCCACGCTCCTACCGTTTCTTTCCCGGTTGCCGGAACTTTAATGATTGAGCCTACAGAATCTGAAGATTTAGCAGAGTTAGATCGTTTTTGTGATGCACTTATCTCAATCAGAAAAGAGATCGAAGCTTCAACAGCAGAGGACAAAAACAATGTATTAAAAAATGCACCTCATACATTAGCAATGTTAACTAATGACGCTTGGGACTTCCCTTATTCAAGAGAAAAAGCAGCTTACCCATTAGAGTATATCGCTGACAATAAATTCTGGCCATCAGTTCGTCGTGTAGACGATGCATACGGTGACAGAAACTTAGTGTGTAGCTGTGCTCCTATTGAAGCATACATGGAAAACTAA